From Megalops cyprinoides isolate fMegCyp1 chromosome 18, fMegCyp1.pri, whole genome shotgun sequence, one genomic window encodes:
- the LOC118793592 gene encoding stabilizer of axonemal microtubules 1-like: MPPPAESSLNSGRMLTEYQAKFFAHSVMAIQASKKPKNRCQFLEGKMADMTIFRSDCVSHKVTQKPPKVTKAYVPPEGSMKHTSTYVHDYHAHSLPQKIVIQPVAYNPPSVKMDMQSTYKEEFRSWDTPIQQPLRTSINPKLSHATINMNTNSQDDHCSRNPAATQKSFKANPTNRESPSFESMTSYRLQYVPHPVQPRQPKQRAPHQPNSTAFSGVTTHRHDYQCLQWKVTKPIRSKATWESNPTPFKWCTEFQDKYKTWPMMPQNQHRTVKRPPPRRETEFICTTQQNFQGHLTQPLPSMQPSRQVLARDKVPAKNCSTMKAYNRILEGKRGVLVVWPKDTDNPVGAFANGSTFSTQNTLKATVQPTSVKPTQRVMSLCSMQDNSLPHQLRH, encoded by the exons ATGCCACCTCCAGCAGAGTCCAGCCTGAACTCTGGCCGCATGCTCACAGAGTATCAGGCCAAGTTCTTTGCCCACAGTGTCATGGCCATTCAGGCGTCCAAAAAGCCCAAGAACAGATGCCAGTTTCTGGAGGGGAAGATGGCCGACATGACTATATTTAG GTCAGACTGTGTTTCACACAAAGTGACACAGAAGCCCCCGAAGGTCACCAAGGCATATGTTCCACCAGAGGGGTCCATGAAGCATACCAGCACGTATGTGCATGACTACCATGCGCACTCCCTCCCGCAAAAAATAGTGATACAGCCTGTAGCGTACAATCCCCCATCAGTGAAGATGGACATGCAGTCCACATACAAAG AGGAGTTCAGATCATGGGACACTCCAATACAGCAGCCCCTCAGGACCAGCATCAATCCGAAACTGAGCCACGCCACAATCAACATGAACACCAACTCCCAGGACGACCACTGCTCCAGGAATCCGGCTGCTACTCAGAAGAGCTTCAAAGCCAATCCTACAAACAGGGAGTCTCCGTCGTTTGAGAGCATGACCAGCTATAGATTGCAGTATGTCCCCCATCCAGTGCAGCCCAGACAGCCCAAACAGAGGGCCCCACACCAGCCCAACAGTACCGCTTTCAGTGGTGTCACAACTCACAGACATGACTACCAGTGTCTGCAGTGGAAGGTGACCAAACCAATTAGATCCAAGGCTACCTGGGAGAGTAATCCCACCCCTTTCAAGTGGTGTACTGAATTCCAAGACAAGTATAAGACCTGGCCAATGATGCCACAAAATCAGCACAGGACAGTGAAGCGCCCCCCTCCCAGAAGGGAGACGGAGTTCATCTGCACCACTCAGCAGAACTTTCAGGGGCACCTGACACAGCCACTGCCATCCATGCAGCCCTCCAGACAGGTCCTAGCCAGGGACAAGGTGCCTGCCAAGAACTGCTCCACCATGAAAGCTTACAATAGAATTTTGGAGGGCAAAAGGGGCGTGCTGGTGGTGTGGCCGAAGGACACAGACAATCCTGTGGGGGCTTTTGCAAATGGCAGTACTTTCTCAACTCAAAACACACTCAAGGCCACTGTGCAGCCTACCAGCGTCAAACCCACGCAGAGGGTGATGTCTCTCTGCAGCATGCAGGACAACAGCCTGCCGCACCAGCTACGCCACTGA